GCGACTCGGGGGCATACCTTCAACACAACGAAGCAACATGAACTTACAAATGCAAATAAGCATACACACAAATGAgcttacaaatatatataaaacgtACACACAGCGGTGATATAAAAAGCTTTTAAAAAGGGGTTATAATGGGTATCTAAGTCAAATACACAGTCAAAATAGTTCCCACAACATTAATAAACAGTCAAGCCTTTTTTTCAAATTGTAGGATTGGTATTGGTGCTTGCCAATTAGTGAGCTCATTTGTGACTAACTTCATTAATAAAAGTAACAATCGACTACTGTCGTAACCACAATTCTCCCACTGTCTGTTAAATAAGTTGCAGTATTATTTCTCACCAGAAGATGGGGCTCTCTCCCGGCTCCCTGACGGTGTAGTAGTCCTTGTCCTGAGGCAGGACCTTGGTGAGCCCAAAGTCTCCTATCTTCACCCTCAGCTCACTCTCTACCAGGATGTTACGGGTGGCCAGGTCTCTGTGGATGTAGCGCTTGGTCGCCAGGTAGTCCATGCCCTGCAGGAGCACACAAGTAGAGTTCAGTGAGTTCCTGTGAAGTCATAAAAATGACAGTCCACAGTAACTAACACCAGTCTCCTGATGAGCAAGGGGCCGCCTGCATTCAATTTAATCAAGTAGTAGAAACAGAGTTTAACAAAATTTTTGTCAGTTGTTCTCCATTGGTTTTAATGGAAAATTGCTCTCCACTGCAAAAGTTTGAAAAAAGGTCAATCGTCTTTCTCAAGTATTTGCACAGTATTACAATGTACTGTGCTGTAACAGTCCTGTACCTTGCAGATCTGTGAGGCGTAGAGCAGGAGTTTCTTGTAGTCGAAGCGATCCTTGTTCTTGACGAGGTAGTCTAGGGGAGGTACTCCATGATCAGATGCAGGTTCCTCCGACCTAGGATGTGGTTAGAAttgaataaacagcacagcagtCAGATGCATATAGCACCACAACACTTTAGCTTGCACTCATTTCCAGTGATTGAAAGTTCTTGTTTATGATGGTCATGTACCGTACAAAGCTGGGACATAGTAGCATGATTCATGTCAACAGTTGAATATTGAAGAAACAATGACCCGAGAGAAGATTGTGGTCATCACACTTTGAAAAACATACTGATCTCACCAGCGCTGTAGCACACTCCCTTGTACTTGACGATGTTATCATGCTGGAGGGACTTGAGGATCTCGATCTCCCGTTCAAAGTCTCGGAGGTGTTCGGCTGTGCTGTGCTGCAGCTTCTTGACTGCCACCACCTCCCCTGTGTTGTCGAGCAGAGGATCGTACCTACACATCTCCACACTGCCAAAGTTaccctgagagagagcgagagagacagaaagagagagcgagagagacagaaagagagagcgagagagacagaaagagagagagagagacagaaagagagagagagagagacagaaagagagagagagagacagaaagagagagagacagaaagagagagagagagagagagacagaaagagagagagagagagacagaaagagagagagagagagacagaaagagagagagagacagaaagagagagagagagagacagagaaagagagagagaaagagagagaaagagagagagaaagagtgagttaTTCATCTCGGTTAACCCAGAACttaacccttgtgtagtcttaaacATTCTGTACACTCCACTTAAAAATGACCTGCCTTCACTATAGACCCCTAAAGTAAAGCAGCAAgtgagagcaagacagagacagaaagagagcgagagaaagagagagacagaaagagagagacagaaagagagagagacagaaagagagagagaaagagagagagaaagagagagagagagagagaaagagcgcgagaaagagagagaaagagagaaagacagagaaagagagagagagcgtgtgctGCGCGTGTCTAACCTTCCCCAGCTGCTTGAGGAAGATGAGATGTCTCTCTTCAAACAGAGCGGGCTCCTGGTTCTCAAAAGTCCCTGGGAACCCAAACCCTCTGGTCCTGTTGGGCACCATGTCACTCTCCACCAGCAACTCATAGTctgggacaggagacaggacgGAATACAATCAATCCACGAGACCTTCCGTAAATCAActaaacaacaataataatatgcTACCCAAAATGACCCATCGCCTATATTCAGTATAAGTAGTCCACTCGAGAATCGAAACCACAACCCTAATGTTGCCAGCACCATGGTTCAACACGCTGAGCCATTGGAACATCATCAGGTTTTAGTAAAATGACTAGAATGACATCTTTGTCTGTCGGCAGATCAGTAGAAAGATGAGGGCTACTGACCAGGAGTGAAGAGGCTGTTGAGGTCTCTGATGACAGCTCTGAAGGAAGGTCTGTTGGAGGGCTCATAGTCCATACAGCTGTTGATGAGATTGGCCAGCTCTGTCCACTTCAGAGCAGGCAGCTGGTGGCGGTCCTCATAGAACAGGCATTTCTACAGAGGGAGATAATAAAAATCAGAGCGAGTACACAATGTTGGCATTATATAAGTATCCACGATGTCCCTTCTCCTTGCACACAACAGTTTTATGTGGAGGCAAAAATAAACCTCTTTTCACTTGGTTTATCTGTGATTTCAGATCAAAAGTAGGTTTTGTGTATTGTTTAGAACAGGTATTTCTAGCAAGGAAAATACATTGAAGACATGAGTGCCAAAACATGTTGGTTTCAATAATAGATTTGATTCATTATACACATTTTTAGAAGACCACAAACTATGGCCCTCAAAACATAACACAACAGAGGAACGAAACCCTACACAGCTCAAAAGCTTTTAATTTCCTGCCTTTTATTTGACTTCCTGCTTGTGAACTACCTTGATATTTGGGTGTAATTTACAGTGTGCTATACAAAcaacgctacagaaacaggagataggctcctGCCCTTCTGGCTCAGACATGGCTTTCAAACTAAATGAACTATTTATTATTGCTGTGATTAATATGAATTGCCCAACAACAACACCTCCCCCAGTCTTTACCTTGGAGCAGTCCAGTGTGCCGAGTGGTTTGTCTCCTCCACTACAGATCTCCCACAGGGTTGTGCCGAAGGCCCACTTATCCGTGGCCAGAGTCAGGTGTCTAGGCACCTCTATACACTCTGGAGGCACCCAGGGGATACGCTCCACCAAGACTAGAGGTTAtaaagaagaaggaggaggatgagTTTCCCTGTGACAACGGACTATACAGTAGTCAGCTTTACCCTACCGTTCTTCAGGTGAGGGTTGAAAATAAAACCTGAGCGAGAAGAACTGCATAAGTTCAGggatatttttgtttctttcgtTTTTTTATAATTGCCACTGCAATAGCCACAGAAATAGCCGACATTACTTAAAAGAAAAGCGCTTTGAGAAATGCCTGGAGTTTCTACCTTTGCATGCTTTCTGCATGGTTACCCCTTTTTTGTTTTATTTCCTAGTATCTCCTCTTGGTGGAGGAGAGCGGAGGGGTGGCGAAGAGAGGAGTGTCCTCTAACGACGcagtatttgtttcctttgtaATATTTTATACGTGGTGAATACCTTGCATCAACACCGTCTGAGGAAGACTTGTTTGGTTCTAAATGCCCTGTAAAATTGCACTGTAAAGAACATGCATAAGTTCAGTAAAAGTATCATTTCTTAGTAATAACTGATACAAGAGCTGGTGCCCACCATCTTTGGGCAGGACAGTGATGCTGATTCCAGGGTCACTCAGTTTGATGAAGGGAGGGTTCCCAGTCTTCTTGTCCTCCTCTCGGATCAACAGGACGTTCTTGGCACACACATTTCCATGGATCAGGTTCTTATCCTCCTGTTACACACAGAATATGACAGACTGCAAATAAAAGTAATACCATTACGGTGCCCCACACACAGCTGATTGAaattgtcaactaatcatcaagcttcaCAGTGGACTGTGGGTCAGATTCAAACCCATGTCAACTCTGGTATGGGTGTTGTAGGCAGCGGCACTGACTGCTAGACCACCCAGGTCACATAGCGGACACTTTGAGCCGAAGCGATTTACAGTGATTGcatacattttgtgtgtgtgtgtgaaccctgGAGGTTCTTCTAGGAGATGATGATAAGGGTCTTACTAGGTCATTGTTTCCACCTATGTGGTGTATGTGGCAATGAAACTTCTTAAATGTGTTACTGTATAACTGATTGGATTGGTGTTACCAGGTAATGCATAGCCCAGGCTAGCTGCTTGGCAACCTCTAGCTTCCATGTGATGTTTACAGAGCTCTTATTCTTCTTCAGGTATGTATCCAGGGAGCCAAGCTTCACATACTCCTGCACCATCATGTCTGAAAAGCAACGGATTATAATTCAACAATCACAGCTGTACTACCGCAGCACATTACAGTGATATGTGCCAAATTGTACAAAAAGGGGATTTCAAACTGCCATAGAACTCCATATTGCCGTGACGAGGGCAAGCCATTTCCAAGCTTCTAATGGTTAATAAGGACTGTTGGGTAAAAGCATCCAATCTCCATCTCTATCtacccacagggatgctggcccatgttgactccaatgctttccaaaagttgtgtcaagttggttggatgtcctttggatgttGGACCATTaacacacatgggaaactgttgatcgTGAAAAACCTAGCAGCGTTAAACTTCtggactcaaaccggtgcgcctggtacctactaccatacaccattcaaaggcccattcaccctctgaatcgcacacatacacaatccacgtctcaaaATGTCGCAAGGCATAAAACGCCTTCTttagcctgtctcctccccttcatctatactgattgaagtggagttaacaagtgacatcaataaggatatCGATTTCACCTGGTCGgtcgatgtcatggaaagagcgtgttcttaatgttttgtacagtcttggccaaaagttttgagaatgacaaatattaattttcacaaagtttgctgcctcaatgtctttagatatttttgtcagatgttactatggaatactgaagtataattacaagcatttcataagtgtcaaaggctttaattgacaattacatgaagttgatgcaaagagacaatatttgcagtgttgacccttctttttcaagacctctgcaatccaccctggtatgcagtcaattaacttctgggacacatcctgacttacggcagcccattcttgcataatcaatgcttggagtttgtcagaatttgtgggtttttgtttgtccacccgcctcttgaggattgaccacaagttctcagtgggattaaggtctgggaagTTTCCTGTTTTGTTCCCCAACCCACTTAGTTATCATcatatcataaagcttttttccaaagaatattttccactttgtgggctcagcaacattgttcaccctaaaaaaaagcagtcctttctccccgtcggggaattgaaccccggtctcccgcatgacaggcggggatactcaccactatactaatgaggagcaggtgtgttggacctttgaaaaaacgtggagcattggtactaaccctaagtttggagtgtcgggcttaaacccttctaacaaaaatatctgtagagactgaatggttggagctaggaacttctatgacccctctatggaaagctgagactctcacgaacacgtacatgtagtcgattctgccctatactgctcacaagccacacaatactagttagaaggtgaggcgtttgtgggaaatcccaggacattgtcacaaatgccaaactcaagacagttgtcgctgacaagttggttactctttcccatttaacaactaaagccttgcacaaagtgtcgaaatgacatgaatggttggagctaggaacttctatgacccctctatggaaagctgagactctcacgaacacgtacatgtagtcgattctgccctataccgctcacaagccacacaatactagttagaaggtgaggcgtttgtgggaaatcccaggacattgtcacaaatgccaaactcaagacagttgtcgctgacaagttggttactctttcccatttaacaactaaagccttgcacaaagtgtcgaaatgacatgaatggttggagctaggaacttctatgacccctctatggaaagctgagactctcacgaacacgtacatgtagtcgattctgccctataccgctcacaagccacacaatactagttagaaggtgaggcgtttgtgggaaatcccaggacattgtcacaaatgccaaactcaagacagttgtcgctgacaagttggttactctttcccatttaacaactaaagccttgcacaaagtgtcgaaatgacatgaatggttggtgctaggaacttctatgacccctctatggaaagctgagactctcacgaacacgtacatgtagtcgattctgccctataccgctcacaagccacacaatactagttagaaggtgaggcgtttgtgggaaatcccaggacattgtcacaaatgccaaactcaagacagttgtcgctgacaagttggttactctttcccatttaacaactaaagccttgcacaaagtgtcgaaatgacatgaatggttggtgctaggaacttctatgacccctctatggaaagctgagactctcacgaacacgtacatgtagtcgattctgccctataccgctcacaagccacacaatactagttagaaggtgaggcgtttgtgggaaatcccaggacattgtcacaaatgccaaactcaagacagttgtcgctgacaagttggttactctttcccatttaacaactaaagccttgcacaaagtgtcgaaatgacatgaatggttggtgctaggaacttctatgacccctctatggaaagctgagactctcactgAACACGTACATgttcgattctgccctatactgctcacaagccacacaatactagttagaaggtgaggcgtttgtgggaaatcccaggacattgtcacaaatgccaaactcaagacagttgtggacctttgaaaaaacgtggagcattggttactttcccatttaacaactaaagccttgctaacaagttggttactcttggaaagctgagactctcacgaacacgtacatgtagtcgattctgccctatactgctcacaagccacacaatactagttagaaggtgaggcgtttgtgggaaatcccaggacattgtcacaaatgccaaactcaagacagttgtcgctgacaagttggttactctttcccatttaacaactaaagccttgcacaaagtgttgaaatgacatgaatggttggtgctaggaacttctatgacccctctatggaaagctgagactctcacgaacacgtacatgtagtcgattctgccctataccgctcacaagccacacaatactagttagaaggtgaggcgtttgtgggaaatcccaggacattgtcacaaatgccaaactcaagacagttgtcgctgacaagttggttactctttcccatttaacaactaaagccttgcacaaagtgtcgaaatgacatgaatggttggtgctaggaacttctatgacccctctatggaaagctgagactctcacgaacacgtacatgtagtcgattctgccgattctgccctataccgctcacaagccacacaatactagttagaaggtgaggcgtttgtgggaaatcccaggacattgtcacaaatgccaaactcaagacagttgtcgctgacaagttggttactctttcccatttaacaactaaagccttgcacaaagtgtcgaaatgacatgttcaaaacttcttgcattggccgggaatcgaacccgggcctcccgcgtggcaggcgagaattctaccactgaacaaccaatgccttggaaacctgagttaaccccaaaggctggcaatcgtatcataaagcttttttccaaagaatattttccactttgtgggctcagcaacattgttcaccctaaaaaaaagcagtcctttctcccgtcggggaattgaaccccggtctcccgcgtgacaggcggggatactcaccactatactaacgaggagcaggtgtgttggacctttgaaaaaacgtggagcattggtactaaccctaagtttggagtgtcgggcttaaatccttctaacaaaaatatctgtagagactgaatggttggagctaggaacttctatgacccctctatggaaagctgagactctcacgaacacgtacatgtagtcgattctgccctatactgctcacaagccacacaatactagttagaaggtgaggcgtttgtgggaaatcccaggacattgtcacaaatgccaaactcaagacagttgtcgctgacaagttggttactctttcccatttaacaactaaagccttgcacaaagtgtcgaaatgacatgaatggttggtgctaggaacttctatgacccctctatggaaagctgagactctcacgaacacgtacatgtagtcgattctgccctatactagttagaaggtgaggctcacaagccacacaatactagttagaaggtgaggcgtttgtgggaaatcccaggacattgtcacaaatgccaaactcaagacagttgtcgctgacaagttggttactctttcccatttaacaactaaagccttgcacaaagtgtctgaaatgacatgaatggttggtgctaggaacttctatgacccctctatggaaagctgagactctcacgaacacgtacatgtagtcgattctgccctataccgctcacaagccacacaatactagttagaaggtgaggcgtttgtgggaaatcccaggacattgtcacaaatgccaaactcaagacagttgtcgctgacaagttggttactctttcccatttaacaactaaagccttgcacaaagtgtcgaaatgacatgaatggttggtgctaggaacttctatgacccctctatggaaagctgagactctcacgaacacgtacatgtagtcgattctgcctataccgctcacaagccacacaatactagttagaaggtgaggcgtttgtgggaaatcccaggacattgtcacaaatgccaaactcaagacagttgtcgctgacaagttggttactctttcccatttaacaactaaagccttgcacaaagtgtcgaaattacatgttcaaaacttcttgcattggccgggaatcgaacccgggcctcccgcgtggcaggcgagaattctaccactgaacaaccaatgccttggaaacctgagttaaccccaaaggctggcaatcgtatcataaagcttttttccaaagaatattttccactttgtgggctcagcaacattgttcaccctaaaaaaaagcagtcctttctccccgtcggggaattgaaccccggtctcccgcgtgacaggcggggatactcaccactatactaacgaggagcaggtgtgttggacctttgaaaaaacgtggagcattggtactaaccctaagtttggagtgcgGGCTTAaatccttctaacaaaaatatctgtagagactgaatggttggagctaggaacttctatgacccctctatggaaagctgagactctcacgaacacgtacatgtagtcgattctgccctatactgctcacaag
The sequence above is drawn from the Oncorhynchus gorbuscha isolate QuinsamMale2020 ecotype Even-year linkage group LG11, OgorEven_v1.0, whole genome shotgun sequence genome and encodes:
- the LOC124048569 gene encoding LOW QUALITY PROTEIN: tyrosine-protein kinase JAK2-like (The sequence of the model RefSeq protein was modified relative to this genomic sequence to represent the inferred CDS: inserted 1 base in 1 codon), yielding MMVQEYVKLGSLDTYLKKNKSSVNITWKLEVAKQLAWAMHYLEDKNLIHGNVCAKNVLLIREEDKKTGNPPFIKLSDPGISITVLPKDVLVERIPWVPPECIEVPRHLTLATDKWAFGTTLWEICSGGDKPLGTLDCSKKCLFYEDRHQLPALKWTELANLINSCMDYEPSNRPSFRAVIRDLNSLFTPDYELLVESDMVPNRTRGFGFPGTFENQEPALFEERHLIFLKQLGKGNFGSVEMCRYDPLLDNTGEVVAVKKLQHSTAEHLRDFEREIEILKSLQHDNIVKYKGVCYSAGRRNLHLIMEYLPXDYLVKNKDRFDYKKLLLYASQICKGMDYLATKRYIHRDLATRNILVESELRVKIGDFGLTKVLPQDKDYYTVREPGESPIFWYAPESLTESKFSVGSDVWSFGVVLYELYTYSDKDCSPPAVVMDKMGRDKQGQMIVYHLIDLLKRGYRLPAPQGCPEEIHNMMTECWNGDPGLRPTFKKLAQSVDTFRDSEEG